The following are encoded in a window of Chloroflexia bacterium SDU3-3 genomic DNA:
- a CDS encoding SDR family NAD(P)-dependent oxidoreductase, with amino-acid sequence MDTAKPFAVVTGASSGIGYELARQFAEHGYDLLITSGGPAIEEAAHSLAQLGAQIQTVQANLATYDGVEALYGRIIEIARPIDAIAINAGVGVGGDFTRQTSLQDEIEMINLNVVSTVHLAKRVLPDMVQRGSGRVLFTSSIAALMPGAFEAVYAASKAFIQSFAEAIRNELKDTGVTITALQPGPTDTNFFSRAEMDDTRAATGHKDDPADVARQGFEALMAGKDHVIAGSLKTKAMGAVSRVLPETVNAEQHRKLAEPGSGDK; translated from the coding sequence GTGGATACGGCAAAACCTTTTGCGGTGGTGACTGGTGCCTCCAGCGGCATCGGCTACGAGCTAGCTCGGCAGTTTGCCGAGCATGGGTACGATCTGCTGATCACATCGGGCGGGCCTGCGATCGAGGAGGCCGCGCACTCGCTTGCCCAGCTCGGCGCGCAGATTCAGACGGTGCAGGCCAATCTGGCCACCTACGACGGTGTGGAGGCGCTGTATGGGCGCATTATCGAGATCGCGCGGCCCATCGATGCGATCGCGATTAACGCCGGGGTGGGCGTCGGCGGCGATTTCACGCGGCAGACCAGCCTGCAGGATGAGATCGAGATGATCAATCTCAACGTGGTCTCCACCGTGCACCTCGCCAAACGTGTGCTGCCCGACATGGTCCAGCGCGGCAGCGGGCGGGTGCTGTTCACCTCCTCGATCGCTGCCCTGATGCCGGGCGCATTTGAGGCGGTGTACGCGGCATCCAAGGCGTTCATCCAGTCCTTCGCCGAGGCCATCCGCAACGAGCTGAAGGATACCGGCGTGACGATCACCGCGCTTCAGCCTGGGCCGACCGATACCAATTTCTTCAGCCGCGCCGAGATGGATGATACCCGCGCTGCAACTGGCCATAAAGACGATCCGGCGGATGTGGCCCGGCAGGGCTTCGAGGCGCTGATGGCCGGGAAAGATCATGTGATCGCCGGTTCGCTCAAGACCAAGGCCATGGGCGCAGTCAGCAGGGTGCTGCCCGAGACGGTGAACGCCGAGCAGCACCGCAAGCTGGCCGAGCCAGGTTCGGGCGACAAGTAG
- a CDS encoding alpha-2-macroglobulin, translating into MNRRTVATVAAVVLVAVIAGSFVALRRPAMPTPEQPTDTPQATNLTLPTPAAAAPTVVQRSPAQGEALQPDGAVMLTFDRPMERSSVEAALKIVPAVAGKATWPDARTVVFQPAQPLPRGASYRVALGAEARGQDGTALADPVRFQFDTSGYLEVGQVIPADGTADAATTSAITVVFTRPVVPLTLAEQQGSLAQPLSFDPPIAGSGRWVNTAIYTFTPSQPLRSGASYTARVAPDLKDALGNPMNGAFSWSFSTARPQVLTISPQQDASGVSVEPSIQVQFSGPVESGIQQALVLRGPDGGAVPFRSRYLTDTVVLTPEQRLAFDTSYQVFIPAGAAASAGGAGLNQDFVSTFRTAPLPKIIGTTPVDGAQNVSAWSDFAILFNAPIDPDTVMPHLQFTPQISATQVYTYFDTGNNAFHIGLGQMPSTDVTVQISPGISDPFGNTIDQSLTVRFRTAPLPASIYALDPTVSTLTPSTRAQIRLQATNTSTVDLALFRLSQDVLKEQLYTLYSDIPSGAQQIRSWQAQLNAPADIPTMNAVDLVEQGGTLEPGIYLVQIKSPANSAANIVFIVSPINLTVKASQEGALVWANQVQGGAPVANLAVDIYQEGQPAQLLGSLTTGADGVGQLALSRSDDTSLIAIAKAPFAAMGNSWSEAVSRWEFQPGGQDFSPGAYAYVYTDRPIYRPGQQVHFKGLVRDQRDASFSMPKQASATVTVSSPTGESIFTKDVQLSATGTFTGELALGASAALGSYQIGVQIGDRGFSYAFEVAAYRAPEFEVAVTPGKAEAFRGETTSANVAATYLFGGPVAGAQVSWNVLAEPYQFAPDWASRYQFGDEQTGGVFCFDCWWRPMPQPEPILSGSGTTDSQGKLHIEVPASALDTWAKNRTTNGSLGDSKLSAKLTIEAVATGRDNQAIAGRGEVVVHTADVYVGLAAQNYLGQAGKPQSIDLVAASSGGTARPNQAIALDFQRVTWENREVNDAQGRRWESIEKVEPAGSQNVTTDGSGQATATFTPASGGSYRVVARASDAGGRETRSVLSIWVADSSYIPWMRGSSERITLVSDKTSYAPGETASVLIPSPFQGQHWALITVERAGVRSYEVRKVESNSIIYQLPISAEMAPNIYIAVTLFKGGEADQLADIKFGVLPITVSTAQQTLGIQVVPSAPQSEPGAAVGYDVSVTNAAGQGVAAELSLDLVDKGVLSLAPRRANDIGETLYAKRGLGVSTASALSLSSERLWQQVARPGNLAQGSGPVGDLAGGAAPTAAAAAPMAESADAAKGRSQAPQAAAPTVRENFADTAYWNGVVTTDAQGKAHIELKLPDNLTTWVMRGVGITSDSKVGEGISNIVATKSLLIRPVTPRFFTVGDRAQLAANISNNTDAPLDATVGISATGLTFTDELTKTVQVPARGEAQVTWLASAQDAAGADLTFRAVAGQYSDASKPPLASANGGLLPIYRYSAPEMAVTGGQISQAGSRGEAIALPPNIDASQGELTVRIDPSLAAGMRDSLTYLEHYEYECAEQTVSRFLPNVLTAQALKELGIPNAELEARLPALVADGVDRLTTQQNSDGGWGWWPQGQSNAHISAYVVLGLAKARAAGYAVPDELLGRGQDYLAGQLKATSNDQERLALSEADANQQSFLLFALAESGKGDRAKAGELAQVREKLATYARSLLAMALRSSGASADDAQIKALLADLNTSAIMSATGAHWEEENRDWWSMNTDTRSTAITLEALTRLAPSSQINAQVVRWLMVARKGGIWQTTQENAWSLMALTSWMRQTGELKSEYDYGVQLNGKPIASGRITPEQVSTPVVTQVQVADLLRDASNQLLIGRGDGQGQLYYSAQLRAFLPVAEIKALDRGISVQRRYTLASCTPGEQPCPEVREVKAGDVVRVELSVVAASDLHYLAIEDPLPAGFEAIDPNLATTSVLAEGPSTGGPEIIPLDDAVGVVAPTAKRFILPWERWYARTELRDEKVALFSDYLGKGAYTFSYTIRATQAGEYRAIPTTAYEMYFPDVYGRADGAVLTVK; encoded by the coding sequence ATGAATCGTCGCACTGTTGCCACTGTCGCGGCGGTTGTTCTGGTTGCCGTCATCGCTGGTAGCTTTGTGGCGCTACGGAGGCCAGCTATGCCAACCCCTGAGCAGCCAACCGATACACCGCAGGCCACGAACCTCACCCTGCCGACGCCCGCCGCGGCAGCCCCCACGGTCGTACAGCGCTCGCCAGCGCAGGGCGAGGCGCTGCAGCCCGACGGCGCGGTGATGCTCACCTTCGACCGCCCGATGGAGCGAAGCTCGGTGGAGGCGGCGCTGAAGATCGTGCCTGCGGTGGCGGGCAAGGCCACCTGGCCCGACGCGCGCACAGTGGTGTTCCAGCCCGCCCAGCCGCTGCCGCGCGGCGCTTCGTACCGGGTGGCGCTGGGGGCCGAGGCGCGCGGCCAGGATGGCACCGCGCTGGCCGACCCCGTGCGGTTCCAGTTCGACACCAGCGGCTACCTAGAGGTGGGGCAGGTCATCCCCGCCGATGGGACGGCAGATGCGGCGACAACCAGCGCGATCACAGTGGTGTTCACCCGCCCGGTGGTGCCGCTGACCCTGGCCGAGCAGCAGGGCAGCCTGGCGCAGCCGCTGAGCTTCGACCCGCCGATCGCGGGCAGCGGGCGCTGGGTGAACACGGCGATCTACACCTTTACGCCCAGCCAGCCGCTGCGCAGCGGGGCCAGCTACACCGCGCGTGTGGCCCCCGACCTGAAGGATGCGCTGGGCAACCCCATGAACGGCGCGTTCTCGTGGTCGTTCTCCACCGCCCGTCCACAGGTACTCACCATTTCTCCACAGCAGGATGCAAGCGGCGTCTCGGTGGAGCCGAGCATCCAGGTGCAGTTCAGCGGCCCAGTCGAGAGCGGAATCCAGCAGGCGCTGGTGCTGCGCGGCCCCGATGGCGGCGCGGTGCCCTTCCGCTCGCGCTACCTGACCGACACGGTGGTGCTAACCCCAGAGCAGCGGCTGGCGTTTGACACAAGCTATCAGGTCTTCATACCCGCTGGCGCAGCAGCAAGCGCTGGTGGCGCTGGGCTGAATCAGGATTTTGTCAGCACTTTCCGCACCGCGCCGCTGCCCAAGATCATCGGCACCACGCCCGTCGATGGCGCGCAGAACGTCTCGGCCTGGAGCGACTTCGCCATTCTGTTCAACGCGCCTATCGACCCCGACACGGTGATGCCGCACCTGCAGTTCACCCCACAGATCTCGGCCACGCAGGTGTACACCTACTTCGATACCGGCAACAACGCCTTTCACATCGGGCTTGGGCAGATGCCATCCACCGATGTGACGGTGCAGATCAGCCCAGGGATCAGCGACCCATTTGGCAACACCATCGACCAGAGCCTGACGGTGCGCTTCCGCACCGCGCCGCTGCCCGCCAGCATCTACGCGCTCGACCCCACGGTCTCCACGCTCACACCCAGCACCCGGGCGCAGATCCGGCTGCAGGCCACCAACACCAGCACCGTAGACCTAGCGCTCTTCCGTCTGAGCCAGGATGTGCTGAAAGAGCAGCTCTACACGCTCTACAGCGACATCCCCAGCGGAGCGCAGCAGATCCGCAGCTGGCAGGCCCAGCTCAATGCTCCAGCAGACATCCCAACGATGAATGCAGTCGATCTGGTGGAGCAGGGCGGCACGCTTGAGCCGGGCATCTACCTCGTGCAGATCAAATCGCCCGCCAACTCGGCGGCCAATATCGTCTTTATTGTCTCGCCGATCAACCTGACGGTGAAGGCCAGCCAGGAAGGCGCGCTGGTGTGGGCCAACCAGGTGCAGGGCGGCGCGCCGGTGGCCAATCTGGCGGTGGACATTTACCAGGAAGGCCAGCCCGCGCAGCTGCTGGGCAGCCTGACCACCGGCGCAGATGGCGTGGGCCAGCTGGCGCTGAGCCGCAGCGACGACACCAGCCTGATCGCCATCGCCAAAGCGCCGTTTGCCGCAATGGGCAACAGCTGGTCCGAGGCAGTGAGCCGCTGGGAGTTCCAGCCAGGCGGCCAGGACTTCAGCCCAGGGGCGTACGCCTATGTCTACACCGACAGGCCGATCTACCGGCCAGGGCAGCAGGTTCACTTCAAGGGCCTGGTGCGCGACCAGCGCGATGCGAGCTTCAGCATGCCCAAGCAGGCCAGCGCAACCGTCACGGTCAGCTCGCCCACGGGCGAGAGCATCTTCACCAAAGATGTGCAGCTGAGCGCCACGGGCACGTTCACCGGCGAGCTGGCGCTGGGCGCGAGCGCGGCGCTGGGCAGCTACCAGATCGGCGTGCAGATCGGCGACCGTGGCTTCTCGTACGCATTTGAGGTGGCCGCCTACCGCGCGCCCGAGTTCGAGGTGGCGGTGACACCTGGCAAGGCCGAGGCGTTCCGCGGCGAGACCACCAGCGCCAATGTGGCCGCGACCTACCTGTTCGGCGGGCCGGTGGCGGGCGCGCAGGTTTCGTGGAATGTGCTGGCCGAACCGTACCAATTCGCACCCGACTGGGCCAGCCGCTATCAGTTTGGCGACGAGCAGACCGGCGGTGTGTTCTGCTTCGACTGCTGGTGGCGACCGATGCCGCAGCCCGAGCCGATCCTCAGCGGCAGCGGCACCACCGACTCGCAGGGCAAGCTGCATATCGAGGTGCCCGCGAGCGCGCTCGACACTTGGGCCAAAAACCGCACCACCAACGGCTCGCTGGGCGACTCGAAGCTCAGCGCCAAGCTGACGATCGAGGCCGTGGCGACCGGGCGCGACAACCAGGCTATCGCCGGGCGGGGCGAGGTGGTGGTGCACACCGCCGATGTGTATGTGGGGCTGGCCGCGCAGAACTACCTTGGCCAGGCGGGCAAGCCGCAGAGCATTGATCTGGTGGCCGCCAGCAGCGGCGGCACCGCCCGGCCCAACCAGGCCATCGCGCTGGATTTCCAGCGGGTGACCTGGGAAAACCGCGAGGTGAACGACGCACAAGGGCGACGCTGGGAGTCGATCGAGAAGGTCGAGCCTGCTGGCAGCCAAAATGTGACGACCGACGGCAGCGGGCAGGCCACCGCCACATTCACCCCGGCCAGCGGCGGCTCGTACCGCGTGGTGGCGCGGGCCAGCGATGCGGGCGGGCGCGAGACGCGCAGCGTGCTGAGCATCTGGGTGGCCGACAGCAGCTACATCCCGTGGATGCGCGGCAGCAGCGAGCGGATCACGCTGGTGTCTGATAAAACCAGCTACGCGCCAGGTGAGACCGCCAGCGTGCTCATCCCCTCGCCATTCCAGGGCCAGCACTGGGCGCTGATCACGGTGGAGCGCGCGGGCGTGCGCAGCTACGAGGTGCGGAAGGTTGAGAGCAACAGCATCATCTACCAGCTGCCGATCAGCGCCGAGATGGCCCCGAACATCTATATCGCGGTCACACTGTTCAAGGGCGGCGAAGCAGACCAGCTGGCCGATATCAAGTTTGGCGTGCTGCCGATCACGGTCTCGACCGCCCAGCAGACGCTGGGCATCCAGGTGGTGCCCAGCGCGCCCCAGTCCGAGCCGGGCGCTGCGGTGGGCTACGACGTGAGCGTAACCAACGCGGCGGGGCAGGGCGTGGCCGCCGAGCTATCGCTCGATCTGGTCGATAAGGGCGTGCTGAGCCTCGCGCCGCGCCGCGCGAACGACATTGGCGAGACGCTCTACGCCAAGCGCGGGCTGGGCGTCTCCACCGCCAGCGCGCTCTCGCTCTCGTCGGAGCGGCTGTGGCAGCAGGTTGCCCGGCCAGGCAATCTGGCCCAAGGCAGCGGCCCTGTGGGCGACCTAGCCGGGGGGGCAGCGCCAACCGCAGCGGCAGCAGCACCCATGGCCGAATCGGCGGACGCTGCCAAGGGCCGATCCCAGGCACCGCAGGCCGCCGCGCCGACCGTGCGCGAGAACTTCGCCGACACCGCCTACTGGAACGGCGTGGTGACGACCGACGCCCAGGGCAAGGCCCACATCGAGCTGAAGCTGCCCGACAACCTGACCACATGGGTAATGCGCGGCGTCGGCATCACATCCGACAGCAAGGTGGGCGAGGGCATATCGAACATCGTCGCCACCAAGAGCCTGCTCATCCGCCCGGTGACGCCGCGCTTCTTCACGGTGGGCGACCGCGCGCAGCTGGCGGCCAACATCAGCAACAACACCGACGCGCCGCTGGATGCTACGGTCGGGATCAGCGCGACAGGCCTAACGTTCACCGATGAGCTAACCAAAACCGTGCAGGTGCCCGCGCGCGGCGAGGCCCAGGTGACATGGCTGGCCAGCGCGCAGGATGCCGCTGGGGCTGACCTGACCTTCCGCGCCGTGGCTGGGCAGTACAGCGACGCCAGCAAGCCGCCGCTGGCCAGCGCCAACGGCGGGCTGCTGCCGATCTACCGCTACAGCGCGCCCGAGATGGCGGTGACCGGCGGGCAGATCAGCCAGGCCGGATCACGCGGCGAGGCCATCGCCCTGCCGCCCAATATCGACGCCAGCCAAGGCGAGCTGACCGTGCGGATCGACCCGTCGCTGGCGGCGGGCATGCGCGACAGCCTCACCTACCTGGAGCACTACGAGTACGAGTGCGCCGAGCAGACCGTCTCGCGCTTCCTGCCCAACGTGCTCACCGCGCAGGCCCTGAAGGAACTGGGCATCCCCAACGCCGAGCTAGAGGCTCGGCTGCCCGCGCTGGTGGCCGATGGTGTGGATCGCCTAACCACCCAACAGAACAGCGACGGCGGCTGGGGCTGGTGGCCGCAGGGCCAGAGCAACGCCCACATCAGCGCCTACGTGGTGCTGGGCCTAGCCAAGGCCCGCGCCGCTGGCTACGCCGTGCCCGACGAGCTGCTGGGCCGTGGGCAGGACTACCTAGCGGGCCAGCTCAAAGCCACATCCAACGACCAGGAGCGGCTCGCGCTGAGCGAGGCCGACGCCAACCAGCAGTCGTTCCTGCTATTCGCGCTGGCCGAGAGCGGCAAAGGCGACCGCGCCAAGGCGGGCGAGCTGGCCCAGGTGCGCGAGAAGCTGGCCACCTACGCCCGATCGCTGCTGGCCATGGCGCTGCGCTCCAGCGGCGCGAGCGCCGACGACGCCCAGATCAAGGCGCTGCTGGCCGACCTGAACACCAGCGCGATCATGAGCGCCACCGGAGCGCACTGGGAGGAGGAAAACCGCGACTGGTGGAGCATGAACACCGACACGCGCAGCACCGCGATCACGCTTGAGGCGCTGACACGGCTCGCGCCGAGCAGCCAGATCAACGCCCAGGTGGTGCGCTGGCTGATGGTGGCGCGCAAGGGCGGCATCTGGCAGACCACCCAAGAGAACGCGTGGTCGCTGATGGCGCTGACCAGCTGGATGCGGCAGACCGGCGAGCTGAAGAGCGAGTACGACTACGGCGTGCAGCTCAACGGCAAGCCGATCGCATCGGGGCGCATCACGCCCGAGCAGGTGAGCACACCTGTGGTGACGCAGGTGCAGGTGGCCGACCTACTGCGCGACGCCAGCAACCAGCTGCTGATCGGGCGGGGCGATGGGCAGGGCCAGCTGTACTACAGCGCGCAGCTGCGGGCCTTCCTGCCCGTGGCCGAGATCAAGGCGCTCGACCGGGGCATCAGCGTGCAGCGGCGCTATACCCTGGCCAGCTGCACCCCTGGCGAGCAGCCCTGCCCCGAGGTGCGCGAGGTGAAGGCGGGCGATGTGGTGCGGGTCGAGCTTTCGGTGGTGGCAGCGAGCGACCTGCACTACCTGGCGATTGAGGATCCGCTGCCTGCGGGCTTCGAGGCTATCGACCCGAACCTGGCCACCACCAGCGTGCTGGCCGAGGGGCCGAGCACCGGCGGGCCGGAGATCATCCCGCTGGATGATGCCGTGGGCGTGGTCGCGCCCACAGCCAAGCGATTCATCCTGCCGTGGGAGCGCTGGTATGCCCGCACCGAGCTGCGCGACGAGAAGGTGGCGCTGTTCAGCGACTACCTGGGCAAGGGTGCGTACACCTTCAGCTATACCATCCGGGCCACGCAGGCGGGCGAGTACCGCGCCATCCCAACGACGGCCTACGAGATGTACTTCCCCGATGTGTACGGGCGCGCCGACGGCGCGGTGCTGACCGTGAAGTAG
- a CDS encoding nucleotidyltransferase family protein: MSLIAGNLGVVARLLDGQQMPWAVCAGAAAHLYGDRRPIQDVDLIVISGQLPTVVKLLQQQQKAVQFDGQRILWRGIKVFDDLAIRKAITHPFQLDELAISKLRRMPLLGAPVAVLAPEDVLMHKVILNRGQEQGKHDMADARGVIRRQQLDLDYLRTRMERMNASSFAPALAELGVNV; this comes from the coding sequence ATGTCGCTGATTGCAGGAAATCTTGGAGTGGTCGCACGCCTTCTGGACGGACAGCAGATGCCCTGGGCCGTTTGCGCTGGGGCAGCGGCACACCTCTACGGCGATCGACGGCCCATCCAAGATGTCGACCTGATCGTGATCTCCGGCCAGCTGCCCACCGTGGTGAAGCTGCTCCAGCAGCAGCAGAAGGCGGTGCAGTTCGATGGCCAGCGTATCCTGTGGCGCGGCATTAAGGTGTTCGACGATCTCGCGATCCGCAAGGCGATCACCCACCCTTTCCAGCTGGATGAGCTGGCGATCTCGAAGCTGCGCCGCATGCCGCTGCTGGGCGCGCCTGTGGCGGTGCTCGCGCCCGAGGATGTGCTGATGCACAAGGTCATCCTGAACCGTGGGCAGGAGCAGGGCAAGCACGACATGGCCGATGCGCGCGGGGTCATCCGCCGCCAGCAGCTCGACCTCGACTACCTGCGCACGCGCATGGAGCGGATGAATGCGAGCAGCTTTGCGCCCGCGCTGGCCGAGCTGGGCGTGAACGTGTAA
- a CDS encoding acyltransferase yields the protein MSAVAQNPEAHAEATAERSAPQAKLRYFPFLEGMRALAALVVVFNHIYAEVFPPEQGRTPSGLLGLSSYFMVLGHLAVTVFIVISGFCLAIPVVNNGGAMVGGFQRFIKRRARRILPPYYIALTLSLGLALTILSRPMGTHWDTALDFRPQDVLAHYLMLQNIFGTGRINYVFWSIATEWWLYFTFPLILLLFRRIGPMRTAALAICVGYAAQLLLLDSRVGRANLHFFGFFALGMCCAFVAQRYPNQLAERWRPWLLAALAMAVAVIIELMALWGWENASAQFIYYDLPTAVATVATILLASMPASRLGRTLGARPLVAVGGFSYSLYLMHVPFIVLFLQYIVIPLGIQGDAAFVLTSTVGLACVVALAYGFYRAAERPFLNTRRSSAEGVGSDLPGR from the coding sequence ATGAGCGCGGTTGCACAGAATCCCGAGGCGCATGCCGAGGCCACAGCCGAACGCAGCGCCCCACAGGCGAAGCTACGCTATTTCCCCTTTCTTGAAGGCATGCGCGCGCTAGCCGCGCTGGTGGTGGTGTTCAACCACATCTACGCCGAGGTCTTCCCGCCCGAACAGGGCCGCACGCCATCGGGGCTGCTGGGCCTCTCCAGCTACTTCATGGTGCTGGGGCACCTGGCGGTCACGGTGTTCATCGTCATCTCGGGGTTCTGCCTGGCCATCCCGGTGGTGAACAACGGCGGCGCGATGGTAGGCGGGTTCCAGCGCTTCATCAAGCGCAGGGCGCGGCGCATCCTGCCGCCCTACTATATCGCGCTCACGCTTAGCCTGGGTCTGGCGCTCACCATCCTGAGCAGGCCCATGGGCACCCACTGGGACACCGCGCTCGATTTCCGCCCGCAGGATGTGCTGGCTCACTACCTGATGCTCCAGAACATCTTTGGCACTGGCCGGATCAACTATGTGTTCTGGTCGATCGCGACCGAGTGGTGGCTCTACTTCACCTTCCCGCTCATTCTGCTGCTGTTTCGACGCATCGGGCCGATGCGGACGGCGGCGCTGGCAATATGCGTGGGCTACGCCGCCCAGCTGCTGCTGCTCGACTCGCGGGTGGGGCGGGCCAACCTGCACTTCTTTGGCTTCTTCGCGCTGGGCATGTGCTGCGCGTTTGTGGCGCAGCGCTACCCAAACCAGCTCGCCGAGCGCTGGCGGCCATGGCTGCTGGCGGCGCTGGCTATGGCGGTAGCGGTGATCATCGAGCTGATGGCGCTGTGGGGCTGGGAAAACGCCTCGGCGCAGTTTATCTACTACGATCTGCCCACAGCCGTGGCCACCGTCGCGACCATCCTGCTGGCCAGCATGCCGGCCAGCCGCCTGGGGCGGACGCTGGGCGCACGCCCGCTGGTGGCAGTCGGCGGGTTCTCCTACAGCCTGTACCTGATGCACGTGCCCTTTATCGTACTGTTCTTGCAGTACATCGTGATACCGCTGGGCATCCAGGGCGATGCGGCCTTTGTGCTGACCAGCACCGTGGGGCTGGCCTGCGTGGTGGCCCTGGCCTATGGCTTCTACCGCGCTGCCGAGCGCCCCTTCCTCAACACCAGGCGCAGCTCGGCAGAAGGGGTTGGGAGTGACCTACCGGGCAGGTAG
- a CDS encoding GNAT family N-acetyltransferase, producing the protein MDLHSARVRIRYWQHRDDIEADAWPPYNDPLEPIWNLPRMSGGWGGFDFSPMRRAWAVDTIDRQLAGRISLREIDQRRSSARLGVTFGAPFVGRGLGTEAMALFLDYYFSELGFQLMVLDVAAPNVRAVRCYERLGFSHVGTDWRTAGQSFNTRLLESPLYEPVRKYFRQGPRYVDVQFFEMELPRQEWLQRSPQLHQQM; encoded by the coding sequence ATGGACCTGCATAGCGCTAGGGTCCGCATCCGCTACTGGCAGCACCGCGACGATATCGAGGCCGACGCCTGGCCGCCGTATAATGACCCGCTGGAGCCGATCTGGAATCTTCCTAGGATGTCGGGCGGGTGGGGCGGCTTCGATTTCAGCCCGATGAGGCGGGCGTGGGCGGTCGATACGATCGACCGGCAGCTGGCCGGGCGCATCTCGCTGCGCGAGATCGACCAGCGGCGTAGCAGCGCGCGGCTGGGGGTGACATTTGGCGCGCCCTTTGTGGGGCGCGGGCTGGGCACCGAGGCCATGGCGCTGTTCCTCGACTACTACTTCAGCGAGCTGGGCTTTCAGCTGATGGTGCTGGATGTGGCCGCTCCCAATGTGCGCGCGGTGCGCTGCTACGAGCGGCTGGGCTTTAGCCACGTGGGCACCGACTGGCGCACCGCCGGGCAGAGCTTCAACACGCGCCTGCTGGAATCGCCGCTCTACGAGCCCGTGCGCAAGTACTTCCGCCAGGGGCCGCGCTATGTGGATGTGCAGTTCTTCGAGATGGAGCTGCCCCGGCAGGAGTGGCTGCAGCGCTCGCCGCAGCTGCACCAGCAGATGTAG
- a CDS encoding DUF402 domain-containing protein yields the protein MKLFNVHSTKYDGGDHYRYQAQIIREEPDFMLLYKAPGEPMSGYRGSFPAKYHTLEFYWSKHYYNMSVVWYADWKPRMHYVNIATPATWHDGTLRFIDLDLDVVWFANGRVVLDDEDEFEQHQIKYGYPQELIAQAWESTYDVRALIAKRAPPFDGNAYSWRPNGPA from the coding sequence ATGAAGCTTTTCAACGTACACTCAACCAAATATGACGGCGGCGACCACTATCGCTACCAGGCGCAGATCATCCGCGAAGAGCCAGATTTTATGCTGCTCTACAAGGCCCCAGGCGAGCCGATGAGCGGCTACCGCGGGTCGTTCCCGGCCAAATATCACACCCTTGAGTTCTACTGGTCGAAGCACTATTATAATATGAGCGTGGTCTGGTATGCCGACTGGAAGCCGCGCATGCACTATGTCAACATCGCCACGCCAGCCACCTGGCACGATGGCACGCTACGCTTCATCGACCTCGACCTCGATGTGGTGTGGTTCGCCAACGGGCGGGTGGTGCTGGATGACGAAGATGAGTTCGAGCAGCACCAGATCAAGTACGGCTATCCCCAGGAGCTGATCGCGCAGGCGTGGGAAAGCACTTATGACGTGCGGGCGCTGATCGCAAAGCGCGCGCCGCCCTTCGACGGCAATGCGTACAGTTGGAGACCGAATGGACCTGCATAG
- a CDS encoding NAD-dependent protein deacylase: MSLPLPQPALERLRSARHVVAITGASLAAESQVPSFRQARSGEWAKYDVSELATQQGFVRNPRLVWQWYDHRRKLAEQAEPSPTHYALVDLEQHYPAFTLITQSIDGLHWRAGTRDLVELNGCLRRGRCFEAGHLIASWEEENEIPPRCPHCGSILRHDVVMFGEGVPASELRRARQAVEQCDVLLCVGEINAIEPISSFPFVARRVGAMVISISDDDSIYALLADYVIPEKLGDVMPALVSEITGGA; encoded by the coding sequence ATGTCGCTGCCGCTGCCGCAGCCCGCGCTGGAGCGCCTCCGATCTGCCCGACATGTTGTTGCGATCACCGGCGCAAGCCTCGCTGCCGAAAGCCAAGTCCCCTCTTTCCGCCAGGCCCGATCGGGCGAGTGGGCCAAATATGATGTCAGCGAGCTTGCGACCCAGCAGGGCTTTGTGCGCAATCCACGCCTCGTCTGGCAGTGGTACGACCACCGGCGGAAGCTGGCCGAGCAGGCCGAGCCGAGCCCCACGCACTACGCGCTGGTCGATCTGGAGCAGCACTACCCCGCGTTCACCCTGATCACCCAATCGATCGATGGCCTGCACTGGCGCGCTGGCACGCGCGATCTGGTAGAGCTCAACGGCTGCCTGCGCCGCGGGCGCTGCTTCGAGGCCGGGCACCTGATCGCCTCGTGGGAAGAGGAAAACGAGATCCCGCCGCGCTGCCCGCACTGCGGCAGCATCCTGCGCCACGATGTGGTGATGTTCGGCGAGGGCGTACCAGCCAGCGAGCTGCGGCGGGCGCGGCAGGCCGTAGAGCAGTGCGACGTGCTGCTGTGCGTGGGCGAGATCAACGCGATCGAGCCAATTTCGTCGTTCCCCTTCGTGGCGCGGCGCGTGGGTGCGATGGTCATCTCGATCTCCGACGACGACTCGATCTATGCGCTGCTGGCCGACTATGTGATACCCGAGAAGCTGGGCGATGTGATGCCTGCGCTGGTGAGCGAGATCACCGGCGGGGCATAG